TCAGCTAATTGAAAAAAATGGTCTAATTATGGTAATATCTTTTCATTCTTTGGAAGATAGAATTGTGAAAAATTTATTTAAAAGTTATAAAGAACTAAAGAAAATAGAAATTTTGACGAAAAAACCTATAACTCCAACAGAAGAGGAGATAAAAGAAAATCCCCCTTCAAGGAGTGCTAAATTAAGAATAGCGAGGGAAATATAATGTATATGATATTAGAAGAAATTAGGGAAGCAAAAGGGATTGGTAAATATATAAAGCATATAATTATATTATTTTTTTTACTGACAGGATTAGTTACTTATAGTTATATAAACTCTACCATAGACCACAAAATAATGCAGTTGCAACAACAAAAAAGTGAGCTTGTAGCAGAAAATTTTAGATTAAAACAGGATATTGCTGCTTTATCATCTCCCAAAAGAGTATCAGATATAGCAAGAAATAAACTTCAGATGAAAAATGTTTCTTATTCACAAGTTAAATTTATAGAAAAGCAGTGAATAACAAAAAAGCATACCTTTTTGCATTTTTTATAACATTTGGATTTTTAGCTGTAATAGGAAGGATAATCCAATTTCAAGTAATACAAAAAGATGAGCTTTATCAATATATTCAAAAGCAGTATTTTTCCGAAGAAAATATCTTACTTCCAAGAGGGACTATATTTGACTCAAAAGGTAAATTTGTTGCCATTAGTATTCCTACAATTACCGTTTTTGTTATTCCTAAGTATATAAAAGATAAAGATACTGTTGCAAGGGAGTTAGCAAGGATTATAAAAATTCCGGAAGAAAATATAAGAGATGTTTTATACCACAGAAAAAATTATACGATTTTAGCAACAAATTTAGATAAATCAATAAAGCCACAGCTTTTGAAACTTCGGTCAGATTTAAAAGAATGGAATATAGGTATATTGGAAAATTATAAGAGATTTTATCCGTATAATGAGATTGCTGGTTCTACAATAGGCTTTACCAGTAAAAAGACCGGTATAGGTTTAGAAGGTTTAGAATATTTGCTTAATGATAAACTCGGTGGTGGAAATGTTAAATTATCATTTTTAAAAGATGCTACCGGAAATCCTATAACAATTGAAAATTTAAATATAACTAAAAATAATTTAAATGCTGTTTTAACAATTGATATTAATCTTCAGTATATGGCAGAAGAAGCTTTAAAACAACTGATAGAAGAAAGAAATCCAAAAGAAGCAGCAGTTTTAATAATGAATCCATATACAGGTGATATTGTAGCAGTTGCAACTTATCCAAATTATAACCCGAATAATTATGAAAAATATGATAATCATAAAAATATAGTTTTCCAAAATAGTTATGAAATAGGCTCACTTACAAAACCTTTTATACTTGCAGAAGCAATAGATGAAGGAAAGGTAAATTTAAATGAAATTATAGATTGCCAAAATGGAGCAATAGAAATAGATGGAGTAAAAATAAAAGACCATAAGAAATTTGGATTGTTAACACCTATTCAGATAATTCAACATTCCTCAAATGTAGGAACAATAAAAATAGCTTTAAGATTAGAACCTATAAAAATTTATGAAAAATTAAAATCCCTTGGTTTTGGTAAATCTACAAATACTTTTCCTGGAGAAACCTCAGGTAAATTAAAAATAGATTTAAGACCGGTAAATATAGCTTACACATCTATAGGCCAGTCGTGGACTGCTTCAATTATTCAGGTTGCAGTAGCATACTCTGCAATAGCCAATGGTGGTTATAGGGTAAAACCAAGATTAGTAAAAGGTTTTACTGATGATGCCGGTAATTATGTAGAGATAAATAATCCAAAAACAGAAGAAAAAGTTTTATCTGATAAAAGTGTAAAAATATTAAAAGAGATACTTCCTCTTGTTGTAGAAGAGGGAACTGCAAGAAGTGGAAAATCTTCTTTCTTTACAATTGGTGGTAAAACCGGAACAGCACAAAAGTATGACCCTGCTATAAAAGCATTATCTAATGAAAAATATTACACATGGTTTGCAGGATTTTTCCCTATCTCTAATCCCAAATTTGTTATTATAGTTTTTGCAAATGAACCTAAAAAAGTTTTTGAATGGGAACATATAGGTGGTGGTAGTGTATCTTCTACAGTTATGAAAAATTTAATTGATAGAGTAATGTATTATTATAAAGAAAAACCGGATAAACCTACTTATCAAAATATTTCTTTATCTGCTGAGCAACATTAAAAGGTATTCCAAGTTTTAAAAGTTCATCTTCATCTGCTTTAAGAATATTATCAATCGTTTTATAGGTTCTGTATAAAACTTCTTTTCTTTTTTTTCCTATCCCTTTTATTTCATCAAGAACAGATTTTAAGCCTTCTTTTTCTCTTAACTTTCTATTATAACTTAAAGCAAATCTGTGAGCTTCATCTCTTAGTTTTGTAAATAACATTAAAAGTGGCTGGTAATCAAAAAGCTTTATAGATTTACCATCTTCTGTATATAATATCTCTTCTTTCTTGGCAATTGAAAATATCCTTAGAAAATCTAAATTTAGCTCTTTTTTTACTTTTATTCCTATTGAAAGTTGTCCTAATCCACCATCTATTAAGACTAACTTCGGTGGGTTTTCCATCTGTTTGTATTTGCTAAATCTTCTTCTTAAAACTTCTTCCAATGAAGCATAATCATCTATTCCTTCAACTGTTTTTATTTTAAATCTTCTATACTCTTTTTTATCCATTTTTCCATCTTTCCATACTACACAGGAGCCTACCGTAAATTGTCCGGCTAAAGTAGATATATCAAAACATTCTATTCTTTCCGGTAAATCAAAATTAAACACTTTTTTAAATATATCTTTTAGATTGTCTGTTGTTATATTTAGATTTCTTTTTAGAAATTCTTCTATCTGTTTATCAATCTGTGTAGATATTGATATATTTTTGGAACTTTTTCTTGAAAGCCACTGCTTTAAAAATAATATTCCTTCAAAATCTTTATTTATAATAATATTTTCCGGTATAAAATTACCTTTATTGTAATAATCTGAAATTACAGATATTTCAAAATCTTCATCTAAGAAATACGTGGTAATTTCAAGCTCTTCTTTGCCTACTATTTTATGTCCTCTGATTATAACTAATATAACTGATTTTCCGGTGAAATAAAAAATATCAGCTTCTTTTATATCAAATCCTACGATTTCCTGTTTTTTCACAACATTTTCAATTGCTTTTATCTGGTCTCTTATAATTGCTGCTTTTTCAAACATCATTTTTTTTGTGTAATCTTCTAATCTCTCGTATAAATCAAATATGGCTGTTTTTACATTACCGGATAAAAAATTTTTTGCAGTTTTAACATCTGATTTATACTCATTTTTGCTTATTTTAAAGGCACAGGGTCCAGAACATAATCCAAGATGATAATCAAAACATAAAGTTGGTTTAGTTGGCATATTTTCACAGGTTCTTAATTTAAATAATTTATGGATAAGCTCTTTCATTGCTTTTGCATTTCTCATTGATAAAAATGGGCCAAAATATTCTCCTTCAATTTCTCCGTATTTTCTACTTATTTTTACAGTAGGATATTCTTCATTTGTGATAACAAGCATAGGGTAACCACTTCCGGATTTTAGCCTTACATTATATTTAGGTTTATACTGTTTTATAAGTTCATTTTCAAGAATAAATGCTTCATATTCTGAGCTTGTTATTATCCAATCTATAAAGCTACTTTCAGAAAAAATTCTTTCTTCTTTAATATCTAATTTTATCTGATTTAAATGATTTTTTAATCTATTTTTTATATTTACTGCTTTTCCTATATATATTGGATTTTTGTTTTTATCTTTAAATAGATAAACTCCGCTTTCTTCCGGTGCATTTTCTATAATTTTAAATAATTTCTCTTTATCCATTATTTCGTTGCTCTTCCAACTAAACTCCATATTTCTTGGTCTATATTATGGAGAATATACTCAGGAGCTTCTACTTCTATTATATATTTGCCATCTATCTGTAATATATTTCCATTTTCATCTTTTTGAAACTCTACTTTTGCCATTAGATGATTATTTTTGTAAAACTCATGTTTATCTTCTGCTACAATATGCTTATCTGCCCTGAGCATATTCATCTGTTTTAGTATTACATCATTTATAGCTGCTCTATTTGGTATAGAATACACTCTTTTGCTTATCTGTTCATTATAATATCTATCATTTAACCATGTTGTTATACTAAAAATTATTATTGTTATAGTTATCATAAAAAATGCCAAAGCATATTTAATTCCTATAAAGAAATAGGAAAATATGGTTAAAATTATTAAAAATCCAATTATTCCAAAGGCTACTTTTTTAAGCATTGCTTCTCCTTAATAATTAACGATATTTACATCTTTTGGAATATCAATTTTTAGATTTAAATCTTTATTTAGATAATTAAATTTAGAAAATTCTATAACAACTTTATTATCTTCATTATCTAAGGCTTCTACTGTTTTTAGTTTCATATCTTCTTTTGAAAAGATAAAAGTTAATAACTTTATATCTCTGTTATTTTTTGGAACTGCCTGAATTTTATAATGATTGTTTTCAGATATTTCTTTTTTTATATTCAAAATATCTTTTAGATTTTTATTGCCAATCATTATTTCAAATATATCTACTATAATTAAATCATCATTTTTTTTGGATATAACTGCCTGTTTTTCTGAAGGTGTATATACTATAAATTTTTTACTATCTACATAAATTTGCTGATATAAAGGCTCTTTGTATATTATTTTTATTTTATCCGGTTTTGTTATATATATTTCACCTTTAAATATTTCAGGTTGATTAAATCCGGATATATAACTTTTCTGGACAAACTCTCCTTGTATAGATTTATTGCTTTTTATGATTTTATCTAAATCATCTATTACAGAGGCAAAAACAAAAAAAGGAAAAAGTATAAAAAAGATAATCTTTTTCATCAATATAGCACCATTGATAATTTTTTTCTGTATTCTTTTGTTAATGGATGGCTTTCTCCAAGAAGATTAAATATTGATATCATTGCTTTTCTTGCTCCATCATCTTTATATTTTCTATCCTTTTTCACAATTTCCAAGAATAATTTTAATGCTTCTTCATAATTTTCTTCTAAAACAAAACAAGAAGCTTGACTAAATAACATATCTAAATCTGATTTTATATCTTGGTTATAGCATTCTTTTTTAAACGTAATTAATTCTTTTATTGCCTGTGCTTGTGAGAAATGTTCTCTTTCATACTCTTTTATTTTGGAAAGTAGGTTTTCTGCTTCTTGTAGTTTGTTTTGCTTTATTAAAAATTTTGCGGTTTCAAGGATTACTTTTCTGTTTTCCGGATATTTTTCAAGAAGATAGTTATAAATCTTTTCTGCCGACACAATATCGCCATTTAATAAATGCATTTTTGCTTCTTCTAAAAGTTTATCTGCTTCTGATTTTATATATTTTTCAATAATTGCTCTTACTCTTGTTTCCGGCAATGCACCTACAAATCCATCAACAACCTCACCATCTTTAATTATTTTTACATCCGGTATGCCGTGAACTCCATATTCCTGAGCTATATCCGGATTTTCATCTGTATTTACCTTAGCAAGTATGAAACCATACTCTTTTGCAAGTTTTTCAAGTATTGGCTTTAATGTTCTACATGGGCCACACCAAGGTGCCCAAAAATCTACAACCACAATATTATCATAAGAAGCTTCTATAATCTCTCCAAAATTCTCAGAAGTTACATCTTTTATATTTTCTGCCAATTTCAATACCTCCTTTTTATATTTTTTATAATTATTATTATATTCTTATTTAAAAAATTTTCATCTTTTTAAAACCCAAATCCAAAGCCAAATCCTTGATTTTGTTGCTGTATATAACCTTTTTGTTTTCCGTAAAACTCTATCTGTAATATATCTGTCTCTACCGGAATATTTTTAGGACAGGATAAACTACAATATTTACAATGGATACAGCTTGTTATATGATTTTCATTTGCTATTATAACTCTTTCATCTTGAAGCTTATCATTTTTATCTTTCCAAAATCTAAATATTTTTACAAAATTAATAGGTGAAAACTCTTTATCTGTATTTACTGCCGGACAGACATTATAACAGATACCACATAATATACAATCTGTTTCTTTGTCATAAATTTCTAAATCCTTAGGATAAACCGGTTCAAACTGCTCTTTTGGTTCAAACCAAGGTTTTGCTTTCTTTAATTTATCTATATAAAATATACTTTGTTCAACTACCAAATCTTTTATAACAGGCAAATTAGAAACCGGCTCAATAAAAATTGTATTATCTTTTGCCATATCTTTTGCTTTTGTTTTACAGGCTAATATATGTGTATCGTTTACTTTTACTGCACAGGTTCCACATATTGAGGCTCTGCACTGAGCCCTATAACTTAATGATGGCTCAAAATAATTTTTAATCTTTTCAAGCACCTCTAAAATAGTTGTTCTTTCTTCTATATCTATATCAAATGTATCTATTCTTTCAGTATTACCATCAAATCTTTTTATCTTAACTATCATTTTTACACCTCTTTTAAAAATTTTAACAATTTTATTTTAAATCATTAACAAAAGATAAAACAATGATTTAGATTTTATTAAATGAACTGAAAATTTAAATATATAAATTATAATTTTTTACAACAAATTAATTTTACAAAACTTTTAAAATTATGGGTATTCAATACAATAGATGAAATTCCACCATTTAAAACAAGATTGGCTTTAAAATATGATGATGGCTCTATGTATGGTTTAGTAGAAACTATCTATTCTGCAAAACAAACAAAAGTTGATACAGATTTAAAAGAACAGGAAACAGGCTCTTGGGTAGTGTTTAATGTAAAAGCCGGATATACCTATCAAAAAAGATTATTTATTGGTGGTGGAGTAGACAATCTATTTGACAAAATGTATTACTCATACCTCTCTTATCTAAGGAACCCATTTAGAACAGGAACAAAAGTACCTGAACCGGGAAGATTTATATATCTAAATGCTTCATATAGTTTTTAGACTGCTGCTGCTAAGTTTACTGCCTCCAAGCCCTCTTTATGAGGGCTTTTTTTATGTTAAAATAAATCTATGAAAAATTTAAGACCAACTTCATCAAAAGTTTTACAGGCTTTGTTTAATATCTTATATTCTGTAAAAGATAAATCCTTCCTTGATTTATTTGCCGGAACCGGAGAAATAGGAATAACTGCTTTAAAAAAAGGAGCAAAAGATGTTGTGTTTGTTGAAATTGAAAAAAAGAGAGCAGAAGATATAAAAAGAAAATTAAAAAAATTTTCCATTCAAGGCGAAGTCCATAATTTAGATGCAATAAAATTTTTAAGAAATATAGACAAAAAATTTGATATTATATTTGCAGACCCACCTTATGATTATAAATTTTATGATAAATTAATAGAAGAAGCTATGAAAAAATTAAATAAAGATGGTATTTTTATTTTAGAGCATAGAGTAGATAAAGATTTTGAAAATTATTTTGATAAAAGGATTTATGGAGATACTGTATTAACATTTTGGAGAAAAGAGGAATGAGCAAAATATGTGTATATCCCGGAACATTTGACCCGGTTCATCTTGGACATATTGATATAGTCAGAAGAGCTTTAAATATATTTGAAACAGTTGTTGTAGCCATTGCTGAAAATCCAAAGAAAAAACCTCTATTTTCTATAAAAGAAAGGGTAGATTTATTCCAAAATGCAGTAAAAGAGTTTGATGGTAGAGTAATAGTAGAAAGTTTTGAAGGACTTCTTGTTGATTTTATGAAAAAATATAACACAAAAATATGTGTAAGAGGAGTAAGATTATTTACAGATTTTGAGTATGAATTACAAATAGCAATGACAAATTATAAACTTGATAAAGTAGAAACATTTTTTATGATGCCATCACAAGATTTAATACATATAAGTTCTACTATTGTAAAAGATATTGCATTTCATTTTGGCTCATTAGATGGTCTTGTTACAGAATATACTGCAGAAGCTCTTAGAAAAAAAGTTAGAGAGGTTTTAAAAAAGTGAAGTTATTTCTTATTATTTTAATATTTATAATTTCAAGTTGTACCGGTTATAAAACAGCCAATTTAAATGAAAAACATATCTATTGTATAAAAGAAGTAAATATAAATATTCCGGAGCCAACATTAAAAGATACTGCAACAAAATATATTTCTGATGCAGTTATAGAATCAAATAATATCCTTGAATGTTCCGAAAAAACAGATAGATATATAAATATTAATATAAATAGCCTTAATATATATTCTGTTGGTTATTCTCCTTCCCAAAGAGCAAATATTTATAATGCTTATATATCTTTATCTTTTATATTAACAGACAAATCAGGAAATAATATTCTTAATAAAGAGATAAAAGAAATTACCGAATATACAGGCACAGGCTTATTATCAGAAAGAGAGAGAAGATATGCGATAGAAGAGATATTTAAATTAATAAAAATTAGAGTAATATCTCTTTTGAGGATGTAGATTGTGTTAAATGATATAGAAAAAGCAAAACAATTTTATATAGCAGAAAGGAATGATTATTTTTTATATAAAAAAATTGCTGAACATACAAAAGATAAAAATCTCAAAGAAAAGATAGAATATATATCCAAAATGGAAGAAAAACATTCTAATTTTTGGAAATATTATATAGAATCAAGAGGAGAATCAGTTCCACAGGAAAAAATAAATAAATTTAAACTAAATCTTATTATTTTTTTACAAAAATTTATCCATCCTTTATTATTAATATCTATTTTAGAAGCTGGAGAATCAAATTCTGTAAAGGGATATTATCAATTTTTACAAAATGCGAATTTAAACGAATATGAAAAAACATCTTTAAAAAACATAATTTCAGATGAGTTAGAACATGAAGATTTTTTCAGGTTAAAATTAGAAGATTTTGGAATGGAAAATATAAGAGATTTTATTCTTGGGATGAATGATGGATTGGTTGAGATACTTGGTGTTGTGGCCGGTTTTTCAGGTGTATATATAAATAATCCTCAGATAGTAGGAATAAGCGGATTGATAGTTGGAATTGCCGGTGCATTATCTATGGGAATAGGAGCTTATATTTCTGTAAAATCTCAAAAAGAGGTAAATATAGCAAATTTAGAAAAAAATAAAATCTTATTTGATATTAATCCGGAAAAAGCCCTAACTGAATTTGAAAAAAAATTAAAAGAATCAAATGTTCCGGAAGATATTGCAAAAAATGTAATAAATGATTTAAAAAGTAAAAATATAAATTTATCTAATTTATTTATTGAAGAAATAAAAGAAAATGAAATAAAATCAGGTTTATTTACAGGATTTGCTTATTTAGTTGGTGTAATTTTTCCGGTTATCCCATTTTTTATTGTTAATAACTCTATTGTAGGATTTGGTTTATCTTTAATATTTACAATTATTGTTTTATCAATAGTAGGAACATTTACAGCTATATTTTCAAATATATCTATCAAGAAGAAAATTATAGAAATGATAACAGCAGTTTTTGTAGCCGGTTCTTTATCTTTTGGATTTGGTAAATTAATGCAGGCTTTATTTGGCAT
This DNA window, taken from Venenivibrio stagnispumantis, encodes the following:
- the ftsL gene encoding cell division protein FtsL → MYMILEEIREAKGIGKYIKHIIILFFLLTGLVTYSYINSTIDHKIMQLQQQKSELVAENFRLKQDIAALSSPKRVSDIARNKLQMKNVSYSQVKFIEKQ
- a CDS encoding peptidoglycan D,D-transpeptidase FtsI family protein; translated protein: MNNKKAYLFAFFITFGFLAVIGRIIQFQVIQKDELYQYIQKQYFSEENILLPRGTIFDSKGKFVAISIPTITVFVIPKYIKDKDTVARELARIIKIPEENIRDVLYHRKNYTILATNLDKSIKPQLLKLRSDLKEWNIGILENYKRFYPYNEIAGSTIGFTSKKTGIGLEGLEYLLNDKLGGGNVKLSFLKDATGNPITIENLNITKNNLNAVLTIDINLQYMAEEALKQLIEERNPKEAAVLIMNPYTGDIVAVATYPNYNPNNYEKYDNHKNIVFQNSYEIGSLTKPFILAEAIDEGKVNLNEIIDCQNGAIEIDGVKIKDHKKFGLLTPIQIIQHSSNVGTIKIALRLEPIKIYEKLKSLGFGKSTNTFPGETSGKLKIDLRPVNIAYTSIGQSWTASIIQVAVAYSAIANGGYRVKPRLVKGFTDDAGNYVEINNPKTEEKVLSDKSVKILKEILPLVVEEGTARSGKSSFFTIGGKTGTAQKYDPAIKALSNEKYYTWFAGFFPISNPKFVIIVFANEPKKVFEWEHIGGGSVSSTVMKNLIDRVMYYYKEKPDKPTYQNISLSAEQH
- the uvrC gene encoding excinuclease ABC subunit UvrC yields the protein MDKEKLFKIIENAPEESGVYLFKDKNKNPIYIGKAVNIKNRLKNHLNQIKLDIKEERIFSESSFIDWIITSSEYEAFILENELIKQYKPKYNVRLKSGSGYPMLVITNEEYPTVKISRKYGEIEGEYFGPFLSMRNAKAMKELIHKLFKLRTCENMPTKPTLCFDYHLGLCSGPCAFKISKNEYKSDVKTAKNFLSGNVKTAIFDLYERLEDYTKKMMFEKAAIIRDQIKAIENVVKKQEIVGFDIKEADIFYFTGKSVILVIIRGHKIVGKEELEITTYFLDEDFEISVISDYYNKGNFIPENIIINKDFEGILFLKQWLSRKSSKNISISTQIDKQIEEFLKRNLNITTDNLKDIFKKVFNFDLPERIECFDISTLAGQFTVGSCVVWKDGKMDKKEYRRFKIKTVEGIDDYASLEEVLRRRFSKYKQMENPPKLVLIDGGLGQLSIGIKVKKELNLDFLRIFSIAKKEEILYTEDGKSIKLFDYQPLLMLFTKLRDEAHRFALSYNRKLREKEGLKSVLDEIKGIGKKRKEVLYRTYKTIDNILKADEDELLKLGIPFNVAQQIKKYFDK
- a CDS encoding outer membrane lipoprotein carrier protein LolA, whose amino-acid sequence is MKKIIFFILFPFFVFASVIDDLDKIIKSNKSIQGEFVQKSYISGFNQPEIFKGEIYITKPDKIKIIYKEPLYQQIYVDSKKFIVYTPSEKQAVISKKNDDLIIVDIFEIMIGNKNLKDILNIKKEISENNHYKIQAVPKNNRDIKLLTFIFSKEDMKLKTVEALDNEDNKVVIEFSKFNYLNKDLNLKIDIPKDVNIVNY
- a CDS encoding tetratricopeptide repeat protein, with amino-acid sequence MHLLNGDIVSAEKIYNYLLEKYPENRKVILETAKFLIKQNKLQEAENLLSKIKEYEREHFSQAQAIKELITFKKECYNQDIKSDLDMLFSQASCFVLEENYEEALKLFLEIVKKDRKYKDDGARKAMISIFNLLGESHPLTKEYRKKLSMVLY
- a CDS encoding succinate dehydrogenase/fumarate reductase iron-sulfur subunit, whose translation is MIVKIKRFDGNTERIDTFDIDIEERTTILEVLEKIKNYFEPSLSYRAQCRASICGTCAVKVNDTHILACKTKAKDMAKDNTIFIEPVSNLPVIKDLVVEQSIFYIDKLKKAKPWFEPKEQFEPVYPKDLEIYDKETDCILCGICYNVCPAVNTDKEFSPINFVKIFRFWKDKNDKLQDERVIIANENHITSCIHCKYCSLSCPKNIPVETDILQIEFYGKQKGYIQQQNQGFGFGFGF
- a CDS encoding RsmD family RNA methyltransferase → MKNLRPTSSKVLQALFNILYSVKDKSFLDLFAGTGEIGITALKKGAKDVVFVEIEKKRAEDIKRKLKKFSIQGEVHNLDAIKFLRNIDKKFDIIFADPPYDYKFYDKLIEEAMKKLNKDGIFILEHRVDKDFENYFDKRIYGDTVLTFWRKEE
- the coaD gene encoding pantetheine-phosphate adenylyltransferase, with amino-acid sequence MSKICVYPGTFDPVHLGHIDIVRRALNIFETVVVAIAENPKKKPLFSIKERVDLFQNAVKEFDGRVIVESFEGLLVDFMKKYNTKICVRGVRLFTDFEYELQIAMTNYKLDKVETFFMMPSQDLIHISSTIVKDIAFHFGSLDGLVTEYTAEALRKKVREVLKK
- a CDS encoding VIT1/CCC1 transporter family protein, yielding MLNDIEKAKQFYIAERNDYFLYKKIAEHTKDKNLKEKIEYISKMEEKHSNFWKYYIESRGESVPQEKINKFKLNLIIFLQKFIHPLLLISILEAGESNSVKGYYQFLQNANLNEYEKTSLKNIISDELEHEDFFRLKLEDFGMENIRDFILGMNDGLVEILGVVAGFSGVYINNPQIVGISGLIVGIAGALSMGIGAYISVKSQKEVNIANLEKNKILFDINPEKALTEFEKKLKESNVPEDIAKNVINDLKSKNINLSNLFIEEIKENEIKSGLFTGFAYLVGVIFPVIPFFIVNNSIVGFGLSLIFTIIVLSIVGTFTAIFSNISIKKKIIEMITAVFVAGSLSFGFGKLMQALFGIEV